The Moorella glycerini genomic interval TGTTGGGTTCGCTGATTTTAAAAAGCAGGCGTTGAACCGGGCTCATAACCAGGGAGTTAAGCGGGGCATCATCTAGCTTTAGCTCCACCTCCTTCCCGTCTATTAACGTAACCGTCCGCCCGTGAAGCTGTTTAAATAGCTCTTCCCTGCTGGCAGCCACCAGGTCAATCAGGTTAGCCTTTAATGCCTCGCCGTCACTAAAAGACTTGCTCTCCAGTACTGCCATTTCCGCCTGGGAAGGATCGCGACCCCGCATCTGGGCAATGCTCCGCACCCAGGCCGCCGCATCCTGGGTTATCTTTTCCTTCTGCACATCGGTCATTTCTCCCTCCCCACCAACGGAAACCGGATGGGCGGCCCCTATCCTGCTGCCCGGAGCCATGGCCGCCACATGAGCCGAAAGGGTAATGAAGGTCCCCGCCGAACCGGCCCACGCCCCGGCCGGTGAAACATAGACGATAACCGGCACCCGGGAATTCATAATGCATTCTACTATCTCCTGGGTAGTCCCGTACAGGCCTCCGGGAGTGTTTATTTCCAGGAGAACACAACCAGCTCCAGCCTCTTCGGCCGCCCGGATCCCTTTCCTTACATAATCCGCCACTACCGGCACGATAGCCCCTTCCACCCGCAGCAAGTATACCTCCTGGCCGGTTGCAGAAAATCCAGCCGGAATCCCGGCAAACAGCACCAAGGAAAATGTCAGGAAAAAAATAATTGTCAATCTCATTTTAACTAACTTGGTCATGTGGAATCATCCCCTGCAGTTATTGTACCATATTTCTTATCTTTAACGTCTTACTATTTCATTAGGTCGATTAAGGCGGCAGCTTTCTGATAGGCCCTGAAAAATACAAAAAACGGGTAATCAGGATTGAAGCCCTGTCTACCCGGAAAATAGATACTTTTTTAATTTACCTTTGCGCTATGCCGCTTTTCCGGTTTCTTTTTTTTCATTATTATCCAACGTTAATTCATGACTTCCACCAGTGTAGAAGCTAAATAAACCGAACAGCACGCCGACGGCAGCTATCTTTATGGCGTAATCTAGCAACTTTTTCCCCATAATGGCCATCTGGGTGGCCGTCTGGCCGCCGGCGATAAAACTCACCACAAATATGAAAGCCACTACCGCGCCGATGAGGACGGCAATGAAAACAAAGATGGCAAAAAGGTTGTCAAACAGATATATTAAGGCTTTTTTCATTTATTCAGCCACCTCCGGAGAGTTAATTAATAAATATCGGTAAGATGCCGATAAGGAGTAAGAAGGTGATTACAAATTGACCAACTACCCAGACATAAGAAAGTTTGGTTGTCTCCCAAAACTTAGATTTTGCAATCCCCATAGCCGTATACATGGCCAGGGCCAGGGGCGGGGTCATACCCTCCATTACGCCGGTTATGGCCGGCATAACTACAGCCACTAGGAAAGGATCAACGCCTACGGCTGCACCCGTAGAAATAAAGGCTGAACCCAGGATAGCTACCTGCGAAGAACCTGGTAAAACCATGCCTAGGAAGGTGGTAAAGGTAACTATCAATAAGGCCCAGCCTACTTTACTCAGGCCGAAACTCAAGAACCATGTCTGAATTGCTTCGCTCATTTCTACTTTCTGGAACACCAGGGCAATGGCGTAGGCCAGGTAAATAGTAGCCGAAACCGGCACTACTCCTTTCAAGCTATCCCGGAACATGGCTAAAACGCTATGCAGGTTAAAGCCACCGGGTATCTCCTTGCGCCCAACGATAATGGTATAAAACGTACAAAACCCTGCCGCCATCAGCAACACCGAAGCCGAAAAAGCCTTGGCGCCGTCAGGACCATATCGAGCTATAAGGGTATTCTTAAAGACGGAATCAATAATAATAGGCCCCAGGATGAAAACCGGAATTAAAAGAGCGCTCCAGCCTTCTTTGATGGCCCTAGCCAGATCTGGCCGCTCCTCTTTAGGTACAGGCTTAACCTTGTAA includes:
- a CDS encoding ATP-dependent Clp protease proteolytic subunit, giving the protein MEGAIVPVVADYVRKGIRAAEEAGAGCVLLEINTPGGLYGTTQEIVECIMNSRVPVIVYVSPAGAWAGSAGTFITLSAHVAAMAPGSRIGAAHPVSVGGEGEMTDVQKEKITQDAAAWVRSIAQMRGRDPSQAEMAVLESKSFSDGEALKANLIDLVAASREELFKQLHGRTVTLIDGKEVELKLDDAPLNSLVMSPVQRLLFKISEPNIAYIRAPGMGVNLVVKVHCRRGSTSLLAKGKGVHREVGSEGSRRQSHGPMNKNPIRG
- a CDS encoding TRAP transporter large permease subunit is translated as MPVQMVGPFPIQVFWLIELLIVIALVFIAFKRPIYEAMAIAFAFTIVMTGRYDLFWSGLLGPTTSGLFYIIVGFLVFAHILGQTRVVEKLINIILAIIGGVPGGAGYVALFGSCALAAMTGTGPGNVAATGVFTIPAMIRSGFPRHLAATVEMAASMLGNQVGPGLNLVAFAILSTLYPDKYSLSTFWLGLYIVFGWLILHRWLTLLAFCKYYKVKPVPKEERPDLARAIKEGWSALLIPVFILGPIIIDSVFKNTLIARYGPDGAKAFSASVLLMAAGFCTFYTIIVGRKEIPGGFNLHSVLAMFRDSLKGVVPVSATIYLAYAIALVFQKVEMSEAIQTWFLSFGLSKVGWALLIVTFTTFLGMVLPGSSQVAILGSAFISTGAAVGVDPFLVAVVMPAITGVMEGMTPPLALAMYTAMGIAKSKFWETTKLSYVWVVGQFVITFLLLIGILPIFIN